Proteins encoded in a region of the Ancylobacter sp. SL191 genome:
- a CDS encoding CbbQ/NirQ/NorQ/GpvN family protein has protein sequence MSTDAAAHPLAPFRLAAEPYYRPVADEIAVFEAAFAHRLPVMLKGPTGCGKTRFVEYMAWRLARPLVTVAAHEDMTAADLAGRFLLNPEGTVWQDGPLTLAVRHGGLCYLDEIVEARQDTTVVIHPLTDARRVLPLEKRGELIAAHPDFQLVISYNPGYQSAVKDLKESTKQRFIAIDFDYPSAPLEAEIVAREAGVDEGMAQVLVAIAAASRRLRGQGLDEGASTRMLIHAGRLACAGVPLEAAVNAAIVLPITDDADVRAGLRAAISACLP, from the coding sequence ATGTCGACCGATGCCGCCGCCCATCCCCTCGCGCCGTTTCGTCTCGCCGCCGAGCCCTATTACCGGCCGGTGGCGGACGAGATCGCCGTCTTCGAGGCCGCCTTCGCCCACCGCCTGCCGGTGATGCTGAAAGGCCCGACCGGCTGCGGCAAGACGCGCTTCGTCGAGTACATGGCGTGGCGGCTCGCCCGCCCGCTGGTCACCGTCGCCGCGCATGAGGACATGACGGCGGCCGATCTTGCCGGGCGCTTCCTGCTCAATCCCGAAGGCACGGTCTGGCAGGACGGGCCGCTGACGCTGGCGGTGCGCCATGGCGGGCTGTGCTATCTCGACGAGATCGTCGAGGCGCGGCAGGACACCACCGTCGTCATCCACCCGCTGACCGACGCGCGGCGCGTGCTGCCGCTGGAAAAGCGCGGCGAGCTGATCGCCGCCCACCCTGATTTCCAGCTCGTGATCTCCTATAACCCCGGCTACCAGAGCGCGGTGAAGGATCTGAAGGAGTCCACCAAGCAGCGCTTCATCGCCATCGACTTCGACTATCCCTCAGCGCCGCTGGAAGCCGAGATCGTCGCCCGCGAGGCGGGGGTGGATGAGGGGATGGCGCAGGTGCTGGTGGCCATCGCCGCCGCCTCGCGCCGGCTGCGCGGGCAGGGGCTGGATGAGGGCGCCTCCACCCGCATGCTGATCCATGCCGGGCGGCTCGCTTGCGCCGGCGTGCCGCTGGAGGCGGCGGTGAACGCGGCGATCGTGCTGCCCATCACCGACGATGCCGATGTGCGCGCAGGCCTGCGCGCGGCGATTTCCGCATGCCTGCCGTGA